The stretch of DNA TTCTCTCTTTCCACAAAGGGGCTTCTATATGGTTCCAGCGTGTCTTCCCACCACTGGGGATCCACACGACATTTCCTTGTCGAAGTCATCCATGCTGGGTCGTACCTTTGTGATACATCCTTTACGTGCCCGTTGCTGTCAATCCCCACAATATAGGAAACTGGCTTGGTGGCATATTTGAAACACATAGAGGGCTGGCCAACGATGCCACGAACGCAGTCCACACACACCCACCTGTCTTCCCGCTCAACAAAGATTTCCAACCACTGATCTGTGCCTGTCACTTTCACCACCTCCTGCTCCCCATCATCGTCACTAGAGATGATTTTGTTCCTCTTCCTGGGTGTATTAGAAGAGCCTGGAGAAGCTGCTTTTGCCAGCAATTGCTCATTTCCACCTGAATTCTTGGGCCCCTTTGATTCCAAAGACCTGGTTTTCCTGCTGTTTTCAACCGCTATCCTTGCTTTATGGGGCCCCGATGATCTTTTCTGTTTCTTAGACACAGTTTCAAAATCCTCATCAGAGAAATGactgtcctcctcctctgaagccTCAAACTCAGAATCACTGCCCTCGTCACTTCCACTCTCCTCTTTGTAAGACACTTTCAAGGTCACGCTTCGTCGGCAATGGTTTCTGGGCCTGTgtgctccttcctcttcccccaggtTGCTTTCATCATCACtggattccttttgttcctggCAATCCTTGATCACCTTTGACTTACTTTTCCTTTTGGTTCCAGAGGTGTTTGATTCCTTGTCAGCTCCTTCACTCCCTGACAGAGTCTCCTGTTGCTTGGCTCCTTTGCAGGAGCTTTTTCTTGATGGAGCCTTAGGTTTTTTGGCAGAGTGCTTCTTGCAGGAGCTCTTGCCCTGAAAACAAAAGAGGCGATCTTGATTTTTCTAGAGTAAATAATGTTTGTTAGACAAACTCCAACTTCTACTAACTGGGGTAGGTGGAAGCGGAACAAAGCTTTGTGAGTACAGTACACTGCTGTTAATATGCAGGTTTTAGGGAACCATAAGTCAAACAGCTGGGGAGGGCCATTTGGGGGGCTTCAAGAGGCTGTGCTCTGTGTTCCTAACCCCAGAGAAGAAAACACTGGCTAGATACACGGGCTGGCTGGCTTTAAAGGATCTGAGCTTGTTAATTAGTCTCCAGCACAGatgtcagagatggaaaagacctattcaATCATTCAGTCCAACTCTAGTGTTTCATCCAGCctagttttaaaagtcccaagCAACTTGGTCTCCAAACAAAAGTGGTGGAAGACATTCTACAGCTTAAATCCTTGTCTCAATTGCACCAGTTCAACTTGAGGTGTGGctttaaactgatttaatttatactggtgcaaaggctgtgtggacactcttacttCATTTTAAACCTGGCTTATTTCTATTCATCTTAATTTGAATAGAAACATgtataagctaaactgaaataagacattcaaaccaaaataagagtgtccacacagcctttACTGTTAGCTAAATCAGTTTAACATCACACCTTAAGGTAAACCCTGGCAACTCTGCCCTAATATAGCTCATTGTCAAAGATttttctgatattcagcctaattttttcttcttcattaacATCATGTGACTCCAAACGATCATCCTCTGGGCCAGAGTGTGGACCCCTAAAATAGTCAATTCCTTTCTTTCACAATCCCAATGAACCCTACCTTTCCCGCTGGCTCTTTCAGGGGAATGGGTCGCAGAGACAGCACAAGCCGGCACAGCAACTGTAACGCTCGTAGAATAAGTAAAAACATctatttaagaaaaaagaaaagacttgAGGTTGgaggtggagggtggggagaggggttggtttttttaagtatGAACAGCCAGCTTAAAACCACATTGGAGCCAGATTTTAACCCAAAAGTCAGTTTCATCCAGATCTTTCAATGTGTGCTGATAAAGATTCATTTCTGGTAATTACATTGCGCCCATTACCACAACGTCAATGTCTCACAATATATGTGTTTATACTcatgttatagatggggaacagaggcacaaagaggttaaataacttgcccaagattataaaggaagtctgtggtggagcagggccttGCACCCTGTTCTCCCAGGTTCTAGTCTAGTGCTCCAACACTGAACCGTTGTTCCTCATTCCTGAGGTAAACGGAGCTAAAGAAGACAAAGTGGCACCTCTTTCAAGGACGGATTGAGTAAATTATGTATGCTAACAAGATGTTACTATACAGAAACATCTGCCATTCATGTGGACACTGCAATGGTAATTTAGTAACTGTAACCTAGTATCAGTGGTGACCTGCTGACTGTTTTGTTATGTGGGAGTTCAGCAGAAATGGGCAAGAACAGATAAATTCAAACCAGAAGCGTTCAAACTTAGGCATGGTTCACCTTGTCTGTGCTCCTCTCCCGCCAATGTATGTAAGCATGATTCCTCAGTTCCTAGTTAGAGGTACTTCTACATCTCCAGCCACAGCGAAGACATTCTACAACTAGACCAAGGCTGCAATTTCCCAGGTTTCCAAGGACCATGATGGACTTGTGGGCAGAATGCCTGCAAAATGGCAGTTCACATGCTGCTCTCCCAAAGAATGGGAAACCTTCCCTCAATGTTCAGTTTTATACTcatgaattatttttctttaaccaGCAACCCCTATGTGAACTGGAAAGACATGTCTCTAGTTTGCCCCCCTACCCCAGTTCCAAAGTCACAGGCTGACTTATTGCCAGATGCCTTAAAAAACAGTTGTCAGTTAAAGCCTTCAGGCTGCTCTAAATCACACCTGGCTGCCTTGGCCTCAAGGGGTCATTCTGACTGCTGAGGATTGCCTCAATGCAGTGACACCTTGATCACAACTCTTTTTTCAGGTAAACCCCTTAAACCAGGGACCAAGAAGGGGCTGTGTGACCCCAGGAATTGCTTTACAAAAGAGGAATCCTTCGGGAGCTGGTTAATTTGTCTCTGTAGttgctttgcactgccagagcagACTCGGGGGTAATGATTTTGAACAAATGCACATACTTATCTGTGAAGCCACCAGCATCAGGACCAATTACACATTAACCCACTTGGATATTGCCTAGAACAGAGGGTCAAAATCACCAGGCCTTCAGTTGGGTACAGCTTAGAACCAGGGCCTAATCACAGCAGAACCCCAGTGGGTGCTTGTTCAGGTTATAAGGCACATATGTCATTCAAAGCACAGAGGCTAcattcaaaacagaaaaaaataaagagaaagccGAGGCCCAGAGATGATCTATCAGTTTTCTTCAAatccagccccaccccttgaGCCTAACCTGCGACCTCTACAGCAGCAATACTGCCCCAGTGATCTGGCATCCAAACCCAGCAAGCAACCTTGGGAGCTTCCAGACTTCAAGTCACTCACATGGACCAACTCTTCATCATCTCTTGCAGCGTAGATGGCGAAGCGTCTCTCTAAAGTGGACTGCAGGCTCTCTCGATCATCAACAGAGAGTTCAGTGTTGATAGTGAAGGTTGCAACAAACCTTGAAGAATGACAAATTCACCTTAGTGTCCAGTTTCCTGAATAACTTCTTCATAGTTCACCCCcccttaaaaaaagggggggggcggatTTTCCCCAAACTAGTATTTAACAAGATAAATCACTTGAGCTTGGGTGACTACACTCATCAACCTTGATCTCTCTCCTTGTGCTGCATCAAAAATTAACATGAGAGAGCTGGATTATAAGGGAGATTCTTACCATTTCACCAAGTTGGAGAGGTAGAGAAGGTCTACACGACCTGCAGGCACTTTAGTGAAGTGGGTGGGGATGATGGAAAGGCCAATAGCCTGAAGATCTGGCTGGTTGCAGACCCTGTTCCTATAGAAACCATTTGCTAGCAAACATAGTAGGTGAACCTGGAGGAGATAGAAAATAGGTTTTAAGATTGAAACAGCCAGTGTTTTTGGTACAGTTAATGACTTTACTCCTCCATCAACAGCCAGGGATAGGGCAAATACAAACGCTCTTCAGCTAATACAACAAGCCATATTAATTCAGGTGCAACACCATTACAGTTAACATACCAGCATGAATCTGACCCGATAGCTATATGAGGAAGGAGATGCCAAGATTCTCAAAGGAGTTGTGGCCATGTAAGCCAGAGGAGAACGTGGCCTTTTGTGACTACAATTTCTGTAGCCTTCGTTGGAACAGCATAAATTCTGTCTTTCAAATGATCAGTTCTAAGATCTTTGTTTCAATTCCCTCTCCATGACACAATTATTAGGGAAGTGAAATAACGATAGCTAAAATAGGAGCAGATTTTAAACTATACCTGAAATTAATGCAAAATGAAATGCCAGTTAAGTTCCCTTTTTGACAGCCATGCATCCATCTACCATCTGGAAACACTGATGAGCTTTGATTTAAACACTTCCCATCGTTTGTTTTCTAGGACTAGGCACAAAACAGATACAAAACCAACTTTGTCTCTTGTTCATTTGAAACAACTGTCATTGCTTCACCTGACAGCAGAAGCAATATTCATCTCCAAAGACAATTTCAAAGTCAAAAGCTAGTccttattttaaatacttttcatTGTACTGGATTTCCCACCCTTTTCCCATAGCCAGTACGGAAACAGAAGCTGGAAGGAGATCCGCCAATAACAAAACAATGATAAAATCATGTACATATGCCTTCCTAATTTAACTCAATGTATCTAGGTACTTATCTGGCTACCTTCACCATATCTGTGCACTACACAATAATGGGTTTATTCTTGCAACACTCTAGTGAAGTAGGAAAGTCATATCCTTGGATCTAGGAATAGGGACCTGAGGCATAGAGGAAATCTGTGTCAAaacagaaattgaacccagatctcctgagccccagtgccTTGAACACAAGGCCATCTTACCCTTCagtgctccagaggaaggtgataaaggccctgatcctcaaaggtatgcaagtacttaactcccattgatgtaaatagaagttaggtgcctacatacctttgaggatttggatcAAAATCCCTTTGGTGCTCATCAGTATCGCCAGCCCCAAATGTGATGAACAGTTTAACTCCATGAATATAAGCAGGAATCACCCCAGTTCAGTAGCTAATCCTATATACACCACTGACATCTATTTTGTTCCTGAATTCCAGTAATGCAGATTGTCCAAGCGGCAGGGCATTCCAAATGATGGTCAGAGAGAAACCTGTATGTGAATTTGATTGGAACTttgctttcctttttccttttaatttctaggCATGTCCATGGATCATACAGATTAGAATTGGCTCTAAATGTCATTGTGCCTTTTCAATCACATACCACAACTGTTTTGAAGTCTTCATGATCTGTACCCTCTCTGCCATGTTGCTTCTGTGACCCTCACCTTATGCATATCTTCATGAACCTCCTTGTTGAAGCGTTTCATCATTCTCCGGAGATAGGTCTCAAACTCggctttccttttctctctgcaaagtgttataaaataaatgaatgctGTAATGCCCTATGGACCTACCAGAGTCCTGGTCAGAAACCTGGAATGAATAATCAAAAAAAAGAATGCGTCAGAGAACCAATTCCAGGTTTTACACGGAGACCCGTGCATGCTTTGGGAGAATTCAGTCAATTCTATGCAAACAGTCATGAGGTGCAGATGTGATTAAAAAACTGTGAGCTCTACATACCTTACTACTGAGACTTAGTGCCTTAATTTAAAGAGCTGTCAGTGTAAGGGGGTACAGCAAACTAACAATAAAAAATACTTAGTAtttatttagcacttttcatTAACTAACTACTCATCTCTCCCAATACCCATGTGaattaggaaagaaaaattcAGCATACAGGTAACAAGATTCTACCTGTAACTAGTATTCATAGATCTATAAGACCAGATGTAAATTCTTAGCCTGGCTACCCAAATTTGTGACAGGATCTAAGAGGGCTGTTCCTAACTGAATTTACGGACGGGGTActactaaattaaaaaaatcttatggAAATGGGAAAAGACAAAGGAGACatataccaggggtggccaacctctggctccggagccacatggctcttcagaagttaatatgtggctccttgtataggcactgactctggggctggagctacaggcgccaactttccaatgtgctgggggatgCTCATTGCTCAAccccggctctgccacaggtcctgccctcactccaccccttcccgtgcCCTCCCcggagcctgcagtgccctcgctcctcccccgcagagcctcctgcacaccacagaacagctgatcggaaggtgcggggagggagtgggaggcactgggagctgccagtgggtgggaggcgctagGAGCGGGGGTAagtgatggggggctgctgacgtattactgtggctctttggcaatgtacattcgtaaattctggctccttctcaggctcaggttggccacccctgatatatACAGTTATAGTACTGTATAATTACATTACAACAGCCACAGATCTCAAACCGCTTTACAAAAGTAtccttatccctattttatacaTGGGGACACACAAAGGCACAGTAAAGTTAAGGGCTTGATTTTCTAAGGTGCTGTGCACCctgagttcccattgacttcagttcaaGTTTTGGATGCTCAGCACATCTAAAGATCaggggacagatcctcagatggtgtaaatggtcataactccagtgacttcaagtcaatggagctatgaccatTTACTTACCCCAGCTGATGATAAAGTCATACAGCCAGACAGTGACCAGAGTTGGAACCTGAGAGGTCTCCCAACTCCTGCCCTACCCACTGACCTATGCTGCCTCCCCTGTATAACTGATCttaccttctctctcttttctttgccTGCTCTGGAGTTTCAATTTCTATCTCAACTGGTTTGCTGGGCAACATCAGTGCAGGAAGGGCAGCAGCTTCTCCTGACTTATCCAGGACAGGATCTTCGAGCTCTGGAAATGTAAAGTTAAAATTAATACCCATGGAATCAATGGCCCTGGGGAGTCTCTCCTCTCAAATTCATCTGTTCAAACATAGCCAAAGTTGGACTGCCAAAAGTCGCTGCCATTTGGTGTCTCTTCAGTAACCTATGTTAAATGAGCGGATATTCTGTATCGAAGGTATTCATGGAATGCCAGTCGCTTTAGTATCAAGGTATTCACTCAGTCCAGTTTCTAGCAGACAGGTCTCCCTTTCACTACACTACCATCACAATCACATCACTTTAGCAGAAAGTCAAAAGAACAAATAATTACTTCCGAAGTGGGTTGAGGAACATTGGTGGAGCAGCATAAGGGAAGCTTTGCATTGCTATGGGCCATGCTGCGTTTGTTGTGGGGACAAAGCACTTGGGTTTCAGATCTGTCTCTATGGCACCTTACAGGAACACTACATTTAGACAGTTATTTGTAAAATAATCTTCATTAATATTTTTGTGGACTGGGTGCTCCACATTAGGTAGGAGCTGAGAATGCAGCCTTCTCTACAGCACTGCAGCCCTATTTAAAGTAACATGTTCTGGGACTCTACCATGTGTCCTGTGGTAGACAGATATTATTACGTACAGTAATAATGTCAAAATTCTACCATAGCCTTGGTATTCTCGACTTCACCCTCTGGCTTTTGGAGCTCCTCTTCCCTTGCTGCCTTAGTCTTAGTGAAAGATTTAGCCTGAATGTATCAGTTCAAAAGGACTGGCAAGACTCAGGAGTGTTTTTAAGTAGGGAGTTCACTTCAGTAGGCATACATTTACAgctacaatacaatacaattctGGTCTTCACAGCCTGGTTTGATGGCCAACTAACTGGTATCTGACTGAATGACTTAACTTGCCCAGTCCCCATCTCTAGGAAATGACAGTCTGATTCTTCTGTTGGACTCATTCTAAGCTTCTCTCGGCATAAGGTGATATTTCATATTTACAAATAGTTCAGAGTGCCACATATTGGGTAGCAGCATTGCTACACATGTTAATAGGTATCAGGTGCATAAAGATGCAGAGCTGTTCTGCTCACAGACACTGGCAGCCAAACTAGGTGGGTCTTAGTAACACCAACTACCATACATAAAAGGGTCCCTACTGTCTTTCTGAGGCAGACTGAATGAGGGCCAAGACAGAGAGGTTCTGCAGGGAGCAATCCTAAACTCAGGGGCAAATTCTGCTAGGAACCTTGTGTTATTTAAGTAAGCAGAAAAGGAAATTCCAGAAAAGGGGTAAGGCTGCCCCTTTATCCACTGTTTGTGCATGAATAATATGAGGCTAAAATGCAACCTGCTGGTAAGTATATTGATTTTAGTTTGGACCCATCTTTAAACACCCATGAACACTGGGATGTTCAAAATCTTGATCTGTATATTAGATTAGATcctttataaatatttatataagagattcaataaaaaaaatctatagctGTAATAGTGACTGTAGAAACTATCTGAATCCAAGAGAGGTTGCACCAAAATCAAATAaatcatcactgagaacagtataTGACAATATTTAGAGCATAATAGTTGATAAGGCCACTGTAAAAGACTGCTACCTTCCACATCCTCCCACTCATCCTCACTTCCATCtccatcatcatcttcatccatttcttttttaatagtTGATTGTCTCTTCAAAGTCATCTCCTTCTGAGAGGGGCTCGGTAAAGCACTATAAAGATTACAAAAGACAACAAAAAAAGGCTTTAAGAGTTGCAGTGTGTAGTTTGTTTGctagtttgtttaaaaattggaggaaaacaacattaaaataatagaaaaacaAATACAATGTATCTGTATTAAAAATAACAGCTGCAAGGCCTTAAAATATTTGACAAGCAAAGCACAAATGCAAAGAATGTATCTGTACTTGTAAAGTAAAACATCTCTGCCATAAATAGAGGGAGAACAGTAAATATGGGGAAATATTCTTCCCAGTGCAGTATGTAATGTTAGGTCCCCATCTTGTAAGGATCTTCATGGAGATGGATACCTGCACCCTCAAAAGATCCCAGGGAAATCAACGGGGCTCTACATAGATGCAGAGGTGCTGTCTCCATATAAcattttgcaggatcatggccttacTGAATTCATGCACTGAACTGTTAACCTTGCTGAAGCCTCATCAGTATAAAAAGAATAGGAATTAGAACTGTGTCTGTTTTGCTATTTTAGTAAATTTTGTTCAGGTTGGCCAGTGAAACAAGACtgatcagtttcacttcctgctATTAGTCCATACAAAAGCTTCTAttgacatttttaaatacaaaatgtcatagaatcatagaagtgtaggactggaagggacctcaataggtcatctagtccagtcccctgcacagaAGGCAGGATTATTACTTCCTTtgttgcagtttaagcccatttcttcttgtcataGGTTACATTCCTCCTCCCTACCCTCATTTAAAGACAAACAAACCTGAATTTTTGACCTAAATTACTTGACAACTTCCAGATAAAATTACAATTATTTGCACTAAAACTTGGAAATGTCTCAAATATTAGCTTTCCACCCAGAATGAATTCCAacggcctgatcctgcaaacaaccATGCACCTGAATAATTATGCTCAAGTGCATATTGGAACTATGAGGTTATTAGTGTGAGTAAAGGAACCTGTGCGTATGTGCAAGATCAGGCTCTAACTAAACACATTTAACAGTGAATACAATATTGTTCCAGAGTGTTATGCTGATGCTGCAGATTAACTTacctgcacatttcccctttGTTACGATTCCCTTTGTTTTTTACATCTATGTTATTTTCCTCTTTCGCTACTGATTTTGCTCCTTTTTGCCTTGAAGATCTACCTGGTAGGCTATGAACTTCAGTGTCACAATCTCCTTTCTTCTTCTTATTTCCACCAGAAACTTTTGAGAGATTCTTCTTCATACTGGGCTTTTCCTCTTCAAAATCATCTGCAATGGATCAGAGGGGAAAAATACATGTCAAAGAGCGAAATCCTAGCTCCACAGAACTCAGTCAATAATAAAACTCCCAACAACTTCAAGGGAGACAGCATATCACTCACAGGCTGCAGGGAAAAATGAAGGCTTAAAATGAACATACTGCCTATGAGAATATTTTCATAACAAATGTGAAGTGTTTTCCAAAAAGTGCATTTGAAGCAAAACCCCATCAGGGAAATTTGGCAGCCCAAAATACACAAGACAATACCTACCCTTACCTTTGATGGTGGatgaaaaacaaatattgtaATCACCTATTGCAAAAGGCTTTTTTCCCCAGACAAGTGGAATTTAGCAAGACTGATTTAAAGCACCTCTTTTCTGAAGATTCTCCCGTAACAATAGCAAGACGCTTTCCTCATCACACCTGGGTGAAACCACTGTGCCCACTGTGATGGGTGCATTATACACATAGGAGATTGGATTGATGGGCACAATCCCCTCATGCAATGTGCCAGGTTTTCCTCCTTTTTTAGAATATGGCATGGTTCcacagaatttattttatttggtatCCAGTATATAGGAATAGTTATTTCATATGTATAAGTGGTTTCCAAAGCCACTCTATTTAAGGAAAAAAATACCAGTTACCTAATCCCTTATGGGTTATTCCATGTTCCAGGGAGGCTGCTGGTGTCCAAGTGACATACACACTGTTCCTGAAAACACTCACATATACAAGTTACTCTACTCATGCATGtagcccctctgaagtcaatgcatGAATAATAGGGCTATTTGCATGAAGACACTTACGTgcttaactgtttgcaggatcaggcccacagatcAATGTATTCTGGGTCAGTATAGCAGAGAAACACCAGCCGATGTAATTTTGAAGGAGCTGATTTTTTCCCAATGCTACGTTTGCAATAATTTACTAGCTGAATATTCCTCTGCCTGTGGCTATCTGACATTCAGCTCATTACTTTGTAATGATCCCACTTTGAGGAAAGCTTTGAAGGTCACTTTTAAGATCCTCTGCATGTATAGAGCTAGCTGCAGGATTAGGACCTAATTTTTATTTCCTAATAAGTAGAGATTATCAGTTATAAAATTACAGCTTCTGGAAGTCTGAGAGAAGCAAGAAAACTAGAGAGATCTCTGTTGACTCTGTTTATCAATTTTACTGAAACAAGCTTTCTTATTTCAAGTCAGTACACATACGACCAAGCAATTGCAAACCAGTGCAATTGTAAATATATATCAGAAGCAGAGTTGCCAACTcttatgattttattgcaagtcttgcaGTATCTGCTGTTGAAGGCACAGCAGAACTCAACACCGGAGGGAGGATGAGGGGGGTCTAAGGTGCCACCTTTGCACCCTCTTCATACTGGACTGCTATGGAAGCAAGAACGACCCCCAGCATAACATAGGCAGccaagaaaaacttgaaaatgtgacccaaatgtatgataaataataaataacaacaacacttCAGAAGGCAAACAAGAAGACCTTCTT from Emys orbicularis isolate rEmyOrb1 chromosome 7, rEmyOrb1.hap1, whole genome shotgun sequence encodes:
- the XPC gene encoding DNA repair protein complementing XP-C cells, with the protein product MGKKRKGSLQQESANKKVKGEPAAAATRAPQTHRQESEDDFEEEKPSMKKNLSKVSGGNKKKKGDCDTEVHSLPGRSSRQKGAKSVAKEENNIDVKNKGNRNKGEMCSALPSPSQKEMTLKRQSTIKKEMDEDDDGDGSEDEWEDVEELEDPVLDKSGEAAALPALMLPSKPVEIEIETPEQAKKRERREKRKAEFETYLRRMMKRFNKEVHEDMHKVHLLCLLANGFYRNRVCNQPDLQAIGLSIIPTHFTKVPAGRVDLLYLSNLVKWFVATFTINTELSVDDRESLQSTLERRFAIYAARDDEELVHMFLLILRALQLLCRLVLSLRPIPLKEPAGKGKSSCKKHSAKKPKAPSRKSSCKGAKQQETLSGSEGADKESNTSGTKRKSKSKVIKDCQEQKESSDDESNLGEEEGAHRPRNHCRRSVTLKVSYKEESGSDEGSDSEFEASEEEDSHFSDEDFETVSKKQKRSSGPHKARIAVENSRKTRSLESKGPKNSGGNEQLLAKAASPGSSNTPRKRNKIISSDDDGEQEVVKVTGTDQWLEIFVEREDRWVCVDCVRGIVGQPSMCFKYATKPVSYIVGIDSNGHVKDVSQRYDPAWMTSTRKCRVDPQWWEDTLEPYRSPFVEREKKEEREFLVKLQDQPLPTAIGEYKNHPLYALKRHILKYEAIYPETAAILGYCRGEAVYSRDCVHTLHSRDTWLKQARVVRIGEVPYKMVKGYSNQARKARLAEPSNREKDDLGLFGLWQTEEYQPPVAVDGRVPRNEYGNVYLFLPCMLPIGCVQLKLPNLHRVARKLDIDCVQAITGFDFHGGYSHPVTDGYIVCEEYKEVLIAAWENEQAEIEKREKEKREKRALGNWKLLAKGLLIRERLKQRYCRNSEASGSMMEKGAGFSSDEEGEPSSETPAEDVVVSWPQNRQVDEQRKEKKGRKSKREKKGEVAHLFPFEKL